The following coding sequences are from one Arthrobacter sp. 24S4-2 window:
- the rplK gene encoding 50S ribosomal protein L11 — MAPKKKVTGLIKLQIQAGAANPAPPIGPALGQHGVNIMEFCKAYNAATEAQRGNVIPVEITVYEDRSFTFITKTPPAAELIKKAAGVAKGSPTPHTVKVAKLTQAQVNEIATTKMEDLNATSLEGAAKIIAGTARSMGITVEG, encoded by the coding sequence TTGGCTCCCAAAAAGAAGGTCACCGGCCTCATCAAGCTGCAGATCCAGGCAGGTGCCGCTAACCCGGCTCCGCCGATCGGTCCTGCGCTTGGCCAGCACGGTGTCAACATCATGGAATTCTGCAAGGCGTACAACGCTGCGACGGAAGCCCAGCGCGGCAACGTTATTCCTGTGGAAATCACGGTTTACGAAGACCGTTCATTCACGTTCATCACCAAGACCCCGCCCGCTGCAGAGCTCATCAAGAAGGCTGCAGGCGTTGCCAAGGGTTCACCTACCCCGCACACCGTCAAGGTTGCCAAGCTGACCCAGGCCCAGGTCAACGAGATCGCCACCACCAAGATGGAAGACCTCAACGCCACCAGCCTCGAAGGCGCAGCGAAGATCATCGCCGGCACCGCCCGCTCCATGGGTATCACCGTCGAGGGTTAA
- the nusG gene encoding transcription termination/antitermination protein NusG: MSEQELEVTETELDGSEDSTTDAAAVAGEESEVESAAPDSIDDSSEADAEDDADAEDDADADADDAETDEADADTDDEQADALAAAAAKADVDPAEEFKAKLRRQEGDWYVIHSYAGYENRVKANLETRIQTLDMEDYIFEIQVPMEEVVEIKNAQRKVINRVRIPGYVLVRMDLTDASWGAVRHTPGVTGFVGNAHNPVPLRLDEVFSMLAPVFEEEQAEKGKPIKHAAAQVDVDFEVGESVIVKEGPFETLPATISEIKIDSQTLVVLVSIFERETPVTLAFNQVSKI, translated from the coding sequence GTGTCTGAGCAGGAGCTCGAGGTAACTGAGACTGAGCTGGATGGGTCCGAGGACAGCACAACAGACGCCGCGGCGGTAGCCGGGGAAGAGTCCGAGGTTGAGTCTGCTGCGCCCGATTCCATCGACGATTCCTCTGAGGCCGACGCTGAAGATGACGCCGACGCCGAAGATGACGCTGACGCTGATGCTGATGACGCCGAAACGGACGAAGCTGACGCTGACACCGACGACGAGCAGGCCGACGCCCTCGCCGCCGCGGCCGCCAAGGCCGACGTCGATCCGGCTGAGGAATTCAAGGCCAAACTGCGTCGCCAGGAAGGCGACTGGTACGTCATCCACTCCTACGCCGGTTACGAAAACCGCGTAAAGGCCAACCTTGAAACCCGTATCCAGACCCTGGACATGGAAGATTACATCTTCGAAATCCAGGTTCCTATGGAAGAAGTCGTGGAGATCAAGAACGCCCAGCGCAAGGTGATCAACCGCGTCCGCATTCCTGGCTACGTCCTGGTCCGCATGGACCTGACGGACGCCTCGTGGGGCGCCGTCCGCCACACCCCCGGTGTCACCGGCTTCGTGGGCAACGCCCACAACCCCGTGCCGCTCCGCCTGGACGAGGTCTTCTCCATGCTGGCCCCGGTCTTCGAAGAAGAGCAGGCCGAGAAGGGCAAGCCGATCAAGCATGCGGCCGCCCAGGTCGACGTCGACTTTGAAGTCGGCGAGTCCGTCATCGTCAAGGAAGGTCCGTTCGAGACCCTCCCGGCCACGATCTCCGAGATCAAGATCGATTCCCAGACCCTCGTGGTTCTGGTATCCATCTTCGAACGCGAAACCCCGGTCACCCTGGCGTTCAACCAGGTCTCCAAGATCTAG
- the secE gene encoding preprotein translocase subunit SecE: MSEDQVTETAASSSKGRPAKNAAKAGFFARIALFVRQVIGELKKVVAPTRKELINYTLVVLVFVIIMMLIVTVLDLAFGTGVSWVFGGTGPTDR; this comes from the coding sequence ATGAGTGAGGACCAGGTGACCGAAACGGCTGCAAGCAGCTCCAAGGGCCGCCCCGCCAAGAATGCCGCTAAGGCAGGCTTCTTCGCTCGCATCGCACTCTTCGTCCGCCAGGTTATCGGTGAGCTGAAGAAGGTCGTTGCACCCACCCGCAAGGAACTGATCAATTACACGCTCGTGGTGCTGGTGTTCGTGATCATCATGATGCTCATCGTCACCGTCCTGGACTTGGCTTTCGGGACCGGAGTGAGCTGGGTCTTCGGCGGCACAGGCCCCACGGACCGCTAA
- a CDS encoding GNAT family N-acetyltransferase: MAQDVRIEQLWIPDSLDGPDCTDFLAAVEVGRKVRMQTWGSDDLAYTPLEKLLELADPYERQVILVAKVDGDIVGAVDIALPLADNLDLAEFTLDILPEFQRQGVGRQLLEAAEQFARDEGRTMILIDTNHPGVSLSTSEADQLVPGSGLGFVPMGSREVEFARKTGYTLQHIEQFSSCLLPLDTKLVAELEDEAEQANAGRYRLHHWTDRCPDKWLEAVAALENQAGEDTTPSSRTEEQLVFDGAMIREAEEATIAQGRRTVVTAVEHLATGMLVGLTTISVLSQRQDVVFQDDTVVMQEHRGNKLGLLIKVANMERLTEQFPDARVIYTWNAPENRYLLKVNQQLGFTTAGVTGIWQKDLPDFGPSSS; this comes from the coding sequence ATGGCACAAGACGTACGGATCGAACAACTCTGGATTCCCGATTCCCTCGACGGGCCGGACTGCACCGACTTCCTGGCCGCCGTCGAAGTCGGTCGCAAGGTACGGATGCAGACCTGGGGGAGTGACGATCTCGCGTACACCCCGCTTGAAAAGCTCCTGGAACTTGCCGATCCCTACGAACGCCAGGTGATTCTGGTGGCCAAGGTCGACGGTGACATCGTGGGAGCCGTGGACATTGCCCTGCCCCTGGCGGACAACCTGGACCTCGCGGAATTTACGCTGGACATCCTGCCGGAGTTCCAGCGCCAGGGTGTGGGCCGCCAGCTCCTGGAGGCGGCGGAGCAGTTCGCCCGCGACGAGGGCCGGACCATGATCCTGATCGACACCAACCATCCCGGCGTCTCCCTGAGCACCAGCGAGGCCGACCAGTTGGTCCCCGGCTCCGGCCTGGGGTTTGTGCCGATGGGCAGCAGGGAAGTCGAATTTGCCCGCAAGACGGGTTACACGCTGCAGCACATTGAGCAGTTCAGCTCGTGCCTGCTGCCGCTGGACACCAAGCTTGTCGCGGAGCTCGAAGACGAGGCCGAACAGGCTAACGCCGGCAGGTACCGCCTCCATCACTGGACGGACAGGTGCCCGGACAAATGGCTTGAGGCCGTGGCCGCGCTGGAAAACCAGGCAGGTGAGGACACCACACCATCGTCGAGGACCGAAGAGCAGCTGGTGTTCGACGGCGCCATGATCAGGGAAGCTGAAGAGGCCACCATCGCGCAGGGCCGGCGCACGGTGGTCACCGCCGTCGAGCACCTCGCCACCGGAATGCTAGTGGGACTGACCACCATCAGCGTCCTGTCCCAGCGGCAGGACGTGGTGTTCCAGGACGACACGGTGGTGATGCAGGAACACCGGGGCAACAAGCTGGGCCTGCTGATCAAGGTGGCCAACATGGAACGCCTTACGGAGCAGTTCCCCGATGCCAGGGTCATCTACACGTGGAACGCTCCGGAGAACCGGTATTTACTCAAGGTGAACCAGCAGTTGGGTTTCACCACTGCAGGTGTCACGGGAATCTGGCAGAAGGACCTCCCGGACTTCGGGCCGAGCAGCAGCTGA
- a CDS encoding GNAT family N-acetyltransferase, with protein MDTAPYLIEPLVLPAAIDSTDAGEFLEFVGLSDALVLETWGNPDRSSPAKARLQYWRDNPYTRLRLFFVRVDGRMVARSWIRFGLQENVHTALLHVNVLAEFCGRGIGTALVCHAEELAALLCRTTLQTFTEHPADFDPEDPRLLKPATGTGGVPGEARGVRFARRTGYRLEQVERFSSMNLPSGEGTLAALGMKCSSRLASISCCTGRTAVPMNTRTSWQS; from the coding sequence GTGGATACAGCGCCGTACCTCATCGAACCACTCGTCCTGCCTGCCGCAATTGATTCAACGGACGCCGGTGAGTTCCTGGAATTCGTAGGACTCAGCGACGCGCTGGTGCTGGAAACATGGGGCAACCCGGACCGTTCGTCACCGGCCAAGGCCCGGCTACAGTATTGGCGCGATAACCCGTACACCCGGTTGCGGCTTTTCTTTGTGCGGGTGGACGGACGCATGGTGGCAAGGTCCTGGATCCGGTTCGGGCTCCAGGAGAACGTCCACACGGCGCTCCTTCACGTGAATGTGCTTGCGGAGTTCTGCGGACGCGGCATCGGGACGGCGCTGGTGTGCCATGCCGAGGAGTTGGCGGCATTACTCTGCCGGACCACGCTGCAGACCTTCACGGAACACCCCGCCGACTTTGACCCCGAGGACCCCCGGCTGCTCAAGCCCGCAACGGGAACCGGAGGGGTGCCGGGAGAGGCCAGGGGCGTCCGGTTCGCGCGGCGGACCGGCTACAGGCTGGAGCAGGTGGAGCGCTTCAGCAGCATGAACCTGCCTTCCGGGGAGGGCACTTTGGCTGCCCTTGGAATGAAGTGCAGCTCAAGGCTGGCGAGTATTAGCTGCTGCACTGGACGGACGGCTGTCCCGATGAATACGCGGACCAGCTGGCAGTCCTGA
- a CDS encoding response regulator transcription factor produces the protein MDTAGAHAGGVSVIRVVIVDDHAIFRSGLKADLDARVTVVGEAGTVEQAIAVIAQTRPEVVLLDVHLPGGLGGGGREVIAGSASLLASTRFLALSVSDAAEDVVSVIRAGARGYVTKSISGTEITDAVLRVAGGDAVFSPRLAGFVLDAFGTAPADIADDELDRLSARELEVMRLIARGYSYKEVAKELFISIKTVETHVSAVLRKLQLSSRHELTKWAAERRLL, from the coding sequence ATCGACACAGCGGGCGCGCATGCAGGAGGTGTTTCAGTTATCCGCGTGGTCATCGTGGATGACCACGCCATCTTCCGTTCGGGACTCAAGGCCGACCTGGACGCCCGCGTCACGGTGGTGGGCGAGGCCGGAACGGTGGAACAGGCCATCGCCGTGATCGCACAGACACGGCCCGAGGTGGTGCTGCTGGACGTGCACCTGCCCGGCGGACTGGGCGGGGGAGGGCGGGAGGTGATTGCCGGCTCGGCGTCCCTGCTGGCCAGCACCAGGTTCCTCGCCCTGAGCGTTTCCGACGCGGCGGAGGATGTCGTATCGGTCATCCGCGCCGGCGCCCGGGGTTATGTGACCAAGAGCATCTCGGGTACCGAAATCACTGACGCCGTGCTGCGGGTGGCCGGCGGCGATGCCGTTTTTTCGCCGCGGCTGGCGGGGTTCGTCCTGGACGCGTTCGGCACTGCGCCGGCGGATATCGCCGACGATGAACTGGACCGCCTCTCCGCCCGTGAACTGGAGGTCATGCGGCTCATCGCCAGGGGCTACAGCTACAAGGAAGTGGCCAAGGAGCTCTTCATCTCCATCAAGACAGTGGAAACCCACGTCTCGGCCGTGCTGCGCAAACTGCAGCTTTCCAGCCGCCACGAACTGACAAAATGGGCCGCCGAACGCAGGCTGCTCTAG
- a CDS encoding GNAT family N-acetyltransferase — translation MNGLVITAVAVPQAGDRGSGTEREPDLLACRALRDAHHLALWGNLDRASTLREDQEYWRGNGYEDRLQYLARLDGAPVGTCSVVLPLKENTATAWIEVLVAAPHRRQGIGRRLLACAEEVARERGRTVFDGYCEEPLSHSKAMADDHGGPGDLLPAKSGSGGVPLNGASTRFALACGYELEQVERSSMLPLPVESGVLDRLGADARAYADGYRTVGWQGSCPDTLVDAYAGLKSRMSADVPTAGLEVEAEEWDAARVRAEEQSWARGGVDSLVAAVQHRASGELVAYTLLSHRPERPHVLIQEDTLVTGPHRGHRLGMLAKIANIRRAGEVWPAARSVITWNASENRHMLAINISLGFKPAGFEGEWQKRLE, via the coding sequence GTGAACGGTCTGGTGATCACCGCCGTCGCCGTCCCCCAGGCCGGAGACCGGGGCTCAGGCACTGAGCGGGAACCCGACCTGTTGGCGTGCCGCGCGCTCCGGGATGCCCACCATCTGGCGCTCTGGGGAAACCTGGACCGCGCGTCCACGCTCCGGGAGGACCAGGAGTACTGGCGGGGAAACGGGTACGAGGACCGTCTGCAGTACCTGGCCAGGCTGGACGGAGCACCAGTGGGCACCTGCTCCGTGGTGCTGCCGCTGAAAGAGAATACCGCCACGGCATGGATCGAGGTCCTGGTGGCTGCCCCGCACCGCCGGCAGGGGATAGGCCGGCGGCTCCTCGCCTGTGCCGAGGAGGTGGCACGGGAGCGCGGACGCACCGTGTTTGACGGCTACTGCGAAGAGCCGTTATCGCATTCCAAAGCAATGGCGGATGACCACGGCGGGCCGGGGGACCTGCTGCCGGCGAAGTCGGGAAGCGGAGGCGTTCCGCTGAATGGGGCGTCAACACGGTTTGCCCTCGCCTGCGGCTACGAACTGGAGCAGGTGGAGCGGTCAAGCATGCTGCCGCTGCCGGTCGAGTCCGGGGTGCTGGACAGGTTGGGGGCCGATGCCAGGGCGTATGCGGACGGCTACCGCACAGTGGGTTGGCAAGGCAGTTGCCCGGACACGCTGGTGGATGCCTATGCCGGGCTGAAAAGCCGGATGAGCGCCGATGTGCCCACGGCCGGCCTGGAAGTCGAGGCGGAGGAATGGGACGCCGCGCGGGTCCGGGCCGAGGAACAGAGCTGGGCTCGGGGCGGTGTGGATTCACTTGTGGCCGCGGTGCAGCACAGGGCTTCCGGTGAACTGGTCGCCTACACCCTGCTGAGTCACCGTCCGGAGCGTCCCCATGTCCTGATCCAGGAGGACACCCTCGTGACAGGACCGCACCGCGGCCACCGGCTGGGAATGCTGGCCAAGATTGCCAATATCCGCCGTGCCGGGGAGGTCTGGCCCGCCGCGCGGTCCGTCATCACGTGGAATGCCAGCGAAAACCGGCATATGCTGGCGATAAATATTTCGCTTGGATTCAAGCCCGCCGGCTTTGAAGGTGAGTGGCAGAAACGACTGGAATGA
- a CDS encoding pyridoxal phosphate-dependent aminotransferase — protein sequence MPAARVSQRISAIAESATLAVDAKAKALKAAGRPVIGFGAGEPDFPTPGYIVQAAIEAAGQPKYHRYSPAAGLPELKQAIAEKTLRDSGYKAEASQVLVTNGGKQAVYNTFATLVDPGDEVIVPTPFWTTYPEAIRLAGGVPVEVFAGPEQEYLVTVEQLEAALTERTKILLFVSPSNPTGSVYSPEQVREIGLWAASKGLWVVTDEIYEHLTYDGVPFTSIATAVPELGDKVVILNGVAKTYAMTGWRVGWMIGPADVIKAATNLQSHATSNVSNIMQIAALAAVSGPLTAVDEMKVAFDRRRKAIVAGLNAIDGVECPTPTGAFYVYADVRGLLGKEFETANGTVRPQTSAELAALILDEVEVAVVPGEAFGPSGYIRLSYALGDDDLATGVARLQGFLGKAK from the coding sequence ATGCCTGCCGCCCGCGTTTCCCAACGCATTTCCGCCATAGCCGAATCCGCCACCCTTGCCGTTGATGCCAAGGCCAAGGCGCTCAAGGCAGCCGGCCGGCCGGTCATCGGCTTTGGTGCTGGAGAACCTGATTTTCCCACCCCCGGATACATTGTGCAGGCCGCCATTGAGGCCGCCGGCCAGCCGAAATACCACCGCTACTCGCCCGCCGCCGGACTTCCGGAGCTCAAGCAGGCCATCGCGGAGAAGACCCTCCGGGATTCCGGTTACAAGGCCGAGGCATCCCAGGTCCTGGTGACAAACGGCGGTAAGCAGGCGGTGTACAACACCTTCGCAACGCTGGTTGATCCGGGTGACGAAGTGATCGTTCCCACGCCGTTCTGGACCACCTACCCGGAAGCCATCCGGCTGGCGGGCGGTGTGCCTGTGGAGGTTTTCGCGGGCCCGGAGCAGGAATACCTGGTCACCGTGGAGCAGCTTGAAGCCGCCCTCACCGAGCGCACCAAAATCCTGCTGTTCGTCTCGCCGTCCAACCCCACGGGTTCGGTGTACTCCCCGGAGCAGGTCCGCGAAATCGGACTGTGGGCCGCCTCCAAGGGACTGTGGGTGGTCACCGACGAAATCTACGAGCACCTGACCTACGACGGCGTTCCCTTCACCTCGATTGCCACCGCCGTGCCGGAACTCGGCGACAAGGTGGTCATCCTCAACGGAGTGGCCAAGACCTACGCCATGACCGGCTGGCGGGTTGGCTGGATGATCGGCCCGGCCGACGTCATCAAGGCGGCCACCAACCTGCAGTCCCACGCCACGTCCAACGTCTCCAACATCATGCAGATCGCTGCCCTCGCCGCCGTCTCCGGCCCGCTCACCGCCGTCGACGAAATGAAGGTCGCCTTTGACCGCCGCCGTAAGGCGATTGTGGCGGGCCTGAACGCCATCGATGGCGTGGAATGCCCGACGCCGACCGGCGCCTTCTACGTCTACGCGGATGTCCGCGGGCTGCTGGGCAAGGAATTCGAGACGGCGAACGGGACCGTCCGCCCGCAGACCTCCGCCGAACTTGCAGCCCTGATCCTGGACGAGGTTGAAGTTGCCGTTGTTCCGGGCGAGGCCTTCGGCCCCTCGGGCTACATCCGGCTGTCCTACGCCCTTGGCGACGACGACCTTGCCACTGGCGTGGCCCGGCTGCAGGGCTTCCTCGGCAAGGCCAAATAA
- the rplA gene encoding 50S ribosomal protein L1 — MAKRSKAYEAAAAKIDAEKFYAPFEAVTLAKDTNPSKFDATVEVAFRLGVDPRKADQMVRGTVLLPHGTGKVARVLVFATGDKAEAAIAAGADFVGSDDLIEKIAAGWTDFDAAVATPDLMGKVGRLGKVLGPRNLMPNPKTGTVTADVAKAVNDIKGGKIDFRVDKHSNLHFIIGKVSFDAAKLAENYAAALEEVLRLKPSASKGRYIQKATVATTFGPGISVDPNVTKVLTEV; from the coding sequence ATGGCAAAGCGCAGCAAAGCATATGAGGCAGCCGCCGCCAAGATCGACGCGGAGAAGTTCTACGCGCCGTTCGAGGCAGTGACGCTGGCCAAGGACACCAACCCGTCCAAGTTCGACGCCACCGTTGAGGTCGCTTTCCGCCTGGGTGTAGACCCGCGTAAGGCCGATCAGATGGTCCGTGGCACCGTCCTCCTGCCGCACGGTACCGGTAAGGTTGCCCGCGTCCTGGTCTTCGCAACGGGCGACAAGGCCGAAGCAGCAATCGCTGCCGGCGCCGACTTCGTTGGTTCCGATGACCTGATCGAAAAGATCGCAGCCGGCTGGACCGACTTCGACGCCGCCGTTGCCACCCCTGACCTCATGGGCAAGGTTGGCCGCCTCGGTAAGGTCCTGGGCCCGCGTAACCTGATGCCGAACCCGAAGACCGGCACCGTGACCGCTGACGTCGCCAAGGCCGTCAACGACATCAAGGGCGGCAAGATCGACTTCCGCGTCGACAAGCACTCGAACCTGCACTTCATCATCGGCAAGGTTTCGTTCGACGCCGCCAAGCTGGCCGAGAACTACGCCGCAGCTCTGGAAGAGGTGCTTCGCCTGAAGCCGTCCGCTTCCAAGGGCCGCTACATCCAGAAGGCCACCGTGGCTACCACGTTCGGCCCGGGCATCTCGGTTGACCCCAACGTCACCAAGGTCCTGACCGAGGTCTAA